The following proteins are co-located in the Candidatus Planktophila lacus genome:
- a CDS encoding carbohydrate ABC transporter permease: MKSAFKKRESRSGYFFTLPTLLIVFSLIIYPLGYAIFISMQRTNLISEWKFVGARYYAELLTDAEFLNSLKISLTFAFFVVVGNFVVGLLLAVILNQNLKFATTFKIILMLPWLLPEVVVALIWKWLFNPTYGLINYILNTVGLIDSDVSWFDSSTSALVGVIFVATWKGYPIVMIMMLAGMKNIPSERYEAAAIDGATRIQQFRHITLPGLRPIFLVTCILETAWWFKHFTVIWLMTSGGPAGATKVVSISIYQQAFGDFNFGKAAAESVIILTILLAASYFYSRAIRNDND; this comes from the coding sequence ATGAAAAGCGCATTTAAAAAGCGGGAAAGCCGTTCCGGCTACTTCTTCACTTTGCCCACTTTATTAATTGTTTTCTCTTTGATCATATATCCACTTGGCTATGCGATCTTCATCAGTATGCAGCGCACCAACCTAATAAGTGAATGGAAGTTTGTTGGTGCTCGTTATTATGCCGAGCTGCTGACAGATGCAGAGTTCTTAAATTCGCTCAAAATCAGCTTAACCTTCGCTTTCTTTGTAGTAGTTGGCAATTTTGTGGTCGGCCTTCTACTGGCTGTAATTTTGAATCAGAATCTAAAATTTGCTACAACTTTTAAAATTATCTTGATGCTTCCTTGGCTTCTACCCGAGGTTGTCGTTGCGCTTATCTGGAAGTGGCTCTTTAACCCAACATATGGGCTGATCAATTACATTTTAAACACCGTAGGTCTGATTGATTCCGATGTTTCCTGGTTCGATTCGAGCACTTCTGCCCTAGTCGGTGTTATCTTCGTTGCAACCTGGAAAGGCTATCCAATCGTCATGATCATGATGTTGGCTGGAATGAAGAACATCCCTTCAGAGCGTTACGAGGCTGCTGCAATCGATGGCGCAACTCGTATCCAGCAGTTCAGACATATAACACTTCCAGGCTTGCGCCCTATATTTTTAGTTACCTGCATCCTTGAAACTGCTTGGTGGTTTAAGCACTTCACGGTGATTTGGTTGATGACTTCCGGTGGACCTGCTGGCGCAACCAAGGTTGTCTCTATCAGTATTTATCAGCAGGCCTTTGGAGACTTCAACTTCGGCAAAGCAGCTGCTGAGTCGGTAATTATCTTGACTATTCTCCTAGCGGCAAGTTACTTCTACTCAAGGGCGATTCGCAATGACAACGATTAA
- a CDS encoding ABC transporter substrate-binding protein: MRATKRKFIAVASATLVAVSGTISLNSASAAITPSFCPRFTGTLTVLSTVILEKPDGLVEQEIADKFMKACPKTKIKFVGVPANDLVTKLTAMAIAGNVPDMYASDAVNTVKMAALNIPLELRAALGQDYIDGFAKENVGEMTIGGKIYSAPWFSIPTAILYRTDLFAKAGVKPPKSFEEFITVCKALTKDTDGDGKIDQYGWAMVGTDNGSGQGRFNTIARNMGAVDVGKNSAGKWVTEIDSPGWKAALKLYKDAVDVGCVPPGQFQTGYPEASVQIGKGQAAMMITGPHTIGVALTANPAAKGKLAGAPIPAAAGVSATTSLNQSGYAIARKSKHRAAAIAYMKFLLNKENQLRINDVTYRIPSRLDAQADPQVNSEMSLGFVKAGEGKVFSNPQIPWYNSIAILASPAYQAAIKGDKTIDQIAKEQAEKARKIIADNG, translated from the coding sequence ATGCGCGCAACTAAACGGAAGTTTATTGCAGTTGCCTCTGCAACTCTCGTTGCTGTAAGCGGAACAATTTCATTGAACTCCGCTTCTGCTGCAATAACCCCCTCGTTCTGTCCAAGATTTACCGGAACCTTAACGGTTCTTTCAACTGTTATTTTGGAGAAGCCAGATGGATTAGTCGAGCAAGAAATTGCCGATAAATTCATGAAAGCTTGCCCAAAGACTAAGATTAAGTTTGTTGGCGTTCCAGCAAACGATTTGGTAACAAAGCTCACTGCAATGGCGATTGCTGGCAACGTTCCAGATATGTATGCATCAGATGCTGTTAATACAGTGAAGATGGCAGCGCTAAATATTCCTCTGGAACTCCGCGCTGCTCTAGGTCAGGATTACATAGATGGTTTTGCTAAGGAAAATGTTGGCGAAATGACTATCGGCGGAAAAATCTATTCTGCACCTTGGTTTAGCATTCCAACAGCGATTTTGTATCGCACAGACCTCTTTGCTAAGGCTGGTGTAAAGCCACCTAAGTCATTCGAAGAGTTCATCACAGTATGTAAGGCTCTTACAAAAGATACTGATGGCGATGGAAAGATCGATCAATATGGATGGGCAATGGTTGGAACCGACAATGGTTCTGGTCAAGGTCGATTTAACACAATTGCTCGCAACATGGGAGCAGTAGATGTCGGCAAGAATTCTGCTGGTAAATGGGTCACAGAAATTGACTCTCCGGGATGGAAGGCTGCACTTAAGCTTTACAAGGATGCAGTTGATGTCGGTTGCGTTCCTCCAGGTCAGTTCCAAACTGGATACCCAGAAGCATCTGTACAGATTGGTAAGGGACAAGCAGCGATGATGATCACTGGCCCTCACACAATTGGCGTTGCCCTGACAGCTAACCCAGCAGCTAAAGGTAAGTTGGCCGGAGCGCCAATTCCTGCAGCAGCCGGAGTTTCTGCAACTACTAGCTTGAACCAGTCAGGTTATGCCATTGCTCGAAAGAGTAAGCACCGTGCGGCTGCTATTGCGTATATGAAGTTCCTTTTGAATAAGGAAAATCAACTTCGCATTAACGACGTTACCTACCGCATTCCTTCTCGTTTGGATGCACAAGCTGATCCACAAGTTAACTCAGAAATGAGCCTTGGTTTTGTGAAGGCGGGAGAAGGCAAAGTCTTCTCTAACCCACAGATTCCTTGGTACAACTCAATCGCAATTCTCGCATCTCCTGCCTACCAGGCGGCGATAAAGGGTGATAAGACGATTGATCAGATCGCTAAAGAACAGGCTGAAAAGGCGCGAAAGATTATCGCTGATAACGGGTAA
- a CDS encoding lycopene cyclase domain-containing protein, whose product MQKWSYMAMLIFTVCGSFWLEIALKVGVLRRIKRVILSVLPISSLFLLWDAYAISKGHWFFDRDQMLGIVGPLNIPLEEYLFFIVIPMAAIMTIEGVTTVKPHWRKDEFGK is encoded by the coding sequence GTGCAAAAGTGGAGTTACATGGCGATGCTCATCTTTACTGTTTGCGGATCCTTCTGGTTAGAGATCGCGCTTAAAGTTGGTGTCCTTCGCCGAATTAAAAGAGTAATCCTCAGTGTTCTCCCAATTAGTTCATTGTTTTTATTGTGGGATGCATATGCAATTTCAAAGGGGCACTGGTTCTTTGATCGCGATCAGATGCTCGGCATCGTTGGTCCACTAAACATTCCACTCGAGGAGTACCTCTTCTTTATCGTTATTCCGATGGCTGCAATCATGACTATTGAAGGTGTAACAACGGTGAAACCTCACTGGCGCAAAGATGAGTTCGGTAAATGA
- a CDS encoding LacI family DNA-binding transcriptional regulator: protein MTVSVRHVARRARVSIGTVSNVLNRPEIVAPATLVKVQQAMDELGFVSSSFAKKIHSSNSKTLALLLPDVSNPLFTEIARGAEDAANQNGYSLFLCNHDHSHEKERKYIQTLAGQNVQGIMIWPTRGKTDNLDFLRSNNIAVTLIDTNRYFDVHCSAKVDGIRGGHVAIGHLVDLGHRDITYVYENTINQFIERGEGAKQAAEEMGANLSFIEIPSPTTHGGELGAKKFLDSKSKSSAVFCGNDLIALGFMRGLIEAGIRIPEDISVMGFDDIELAPNALVPLTTVAQDGYQLGYTATELVIQECELPDTHIHQHVLFQPELVERSSTAEHPSVREKISIA, encoded by the coding sequence ATGACAGTTAGCGTCCGCCACGTAGCACGCAGGGCCCGAGTCTCAATCGGAACTGTCTCCAATGTTCTTAATCGCCCCGAAATAGTTGCCCCAGCTACCTTGGTAAAAGTGCAGCAGGCGATGGATGAACTTGGATTTGTTTCGAGTAGCTTTGCAAAAAAGATTCATTCATCAAATTCAAAGACCCTTGCTCTCTTACTGCCGGATGTCTCAAACCCACTTTTCACTGAGATAGCCCGTGGCGCAGAAGATGCCGCAAACCAAAATGGATACTCATTATTCTTGTGCAACCACGATCACTCTCACGAGAAAGAACGCAAGTACATTCAAACTTTAGCTGGACAAAATGTGCAAGGCATCATGATCTGGCCTACCCGTGGCAAGACTGACAACCTTGATTTCCTACGTTCAAATAACATCGCAGTCACCTTGATTGATACCAACCGTTACTTCGATGTCCATTGTTCTGCCAAAGTTGATGGCATAAGAGGTGGACATGTTGCGATTGGACACTTAGTAGACCTAGGGCATCGCGATATAACTTATGTTTACGAAAACACCATCAATCAATTTATTGAAAGAGGCGAAGGCGCAAAGCAAGCGGCCGAAGAAATGGGTGCCAACCTTAGTTTTATTGAAATTCCTTCACCAACAACTCATGGGGGAGAGTTAGGCGCCAAGAAGTTCCTTGACTCTAAATCTAAATCCTCCGCCGTCTTCTGCGGAAATGACTTGATCGCACTTGGCTTTATGCGCGGTTTAATTGAAGCGGGAATAAGGATCCCAGAAGATATTTCCGTGATGGGATTTGATGATATTGAACTTGCTCCTAACGCCTTAGTACCGCTCACGACCGTTGCACAGGATGGATACCAACTCGGCTACACCGCAACAGAGCTGGTGATTCAAGAATGTGAACTACCGGATACCCATATCCATCAACATGTACTTTTCCAGCCCGAGTTAGTTGAACGCTCTTCGACCGCTGAGCACCCAAGCGTTCGCGAGAAAATCTCAATCGCTTAA
- the dgoD gene encoding galactonate dehydratase, with protein MKVTKFELFFVAHRWLFLKIETDEGISGWGEPVLEGKALTVATAVDELMDHVIGKDPFQIERHWQRMKKGSFYRGGAIMDSAISGIDQALWDIKGKALGVPVYQLLGGQVRDRVRIYGHVGGVGGKDGYTHNPIAEDIKEILANADTQLARGLTALKFAPSDGLEHIDTAQELKNIVARVTAVREHVGDKIDIALDFHGRFSLAMARRVFPYLEPLNLLFIEEPVLPEFSDKFDLIVASTSTPIATGERLFDRKDYKDVLRSGIAVAQPDLSHAGGISECRRIATMAETYDVAVAPHCPLGPIALAACLQLDFATPNFLIQEQVLGLGRGNNGSLMKYLVDYSVFDAPDGYIELMTKPGLGIEVDEAEVRKAAENGHRWRNPDWTHHDGSLAEW; from the coding sequence TTGAAAGTTACTAAGTTCGAATTATTTTTCGTTGCCCACCGCTGGCTCTTTCTAAAGATTGAAACCGATGAAGGTATTTCTGGTTGGGGCGAGCCTGTACTTGAAGGCAAGGCGCTCACGGTAGCCACAGCAGTCGACGAATTAATGGACCACGTAATTGGTAAAGATCCATTCCAGATCGAACGTCACTGGCAGAGAATGAAGAAGGGTTCCTTCTATCGTGGAGGCGCAATCATGGATTCGGCCATCTCAGGCATTGATCAAGCGCTCTGGGATATAAAAGGCAAAGCTCTAGGTGTACCTGTCTATCAATTACTTGGCGGACAAGTTCGCGATCGAGTGCGCATTTATGGCCATGTTGGTGGAGTTGGCGGAAAAGATGGATACACCCACAATCCAATCGCCGAAGATATTAAAGAGATCTTGGCTAACGCCGATACTCAGTTAGCAAGAGGCTTAACCGCACTTAAATTTGCGCCTTCTGATGGCTTAGAACATATAGACACCGCGCAAGAGCTAAAAAATATTGTTGCTCGCGTTACTGCGGTTAGAGAACATGTCGGCGATAAAATCGATATCGCACTTGATTTCCATGGCCGCTTTAGCCTTGCTATGGCTCGCAGAGTCTTCCCTTACCTAGAGCCATTAAATCTTTTATTTATTGAAGAACCGGTTCTTCCTGAATTTTCTGACAAGTTTGATTTGATCGTGGCTTCCACATCTACCCCGATTGCAACTGGAGAGCGCCTCTTCGATCGAAAAGATTACAAAGATGTGCTTCGCTCTGGAATCGCCGTTGCTCAGCCTGATTTGAGTCATGCTGGCGGCATCTCTGAATGTCGCAGAATTGCAACAATGGCTGAAACTTACGATGTCGCCGTTGCTCCGCACTGCCCACTTGGACCGATCGCCCTTGCAGCATGCTTGCAATTAGATTTTGCTACCCCGAACTTCTTAATTCAAGAACAAGTACTTGGCCTTGGTCGCGGCAATAACGGTTCGCTAATGAAGTATTTAGTTGACTACTCCGTCTTTGATGCACCCGATGGATATATCGAACTTATGACTAAGCCAGGTTTAGGTATTGAAGTAGATGAAGCAGAGGTTCGTAAGGCCGCTGAAAACGGACATCGTTGGCGCAATCCTGACTGGACGCACCACGATGGATCACTTGCAGAGTGGTAA
- a CDS encoding HAD-IA family hydrolase, which produces MSQIGFLFDLDGTLVNSQEAVMNSWITMANEAGIPLQALAGHHGVPAEQTLRKVLAAREEAEIQKWIRRVTDLEIADIDGVHAVPGALELLAELNDREIPWTIVTSCTTDLAIARTRAGKIPMPANSVTFDQVTRGKPFPEPFILGAERLGLPTNICWAIEDAPGGVTSAKGAGCTVAGVLTTHTREELPHADHHLEHLNELLGKAGL; this is translated from the coding sequence TTGAGCCAAATTGGATTTCTCTTTGATCTAGATGGCACCTTGGTTAACTCCCAAGAAGCAGTCATGAACTCTTGGATCACCATGGCCAATGAAGCTGGTATTCCATTGCAAGCACTTGCGGGCCATCATGGTGTTCCGGCCGAACAAACCTTAAGGAAAGTCTTGGCCGCTCGCGAAGAAGCCGAGATCCAAAAATGGATTCGCCGGGTTACCGATCTAGAAATTGCAGATATCGATGGAGTACATGCCGTACCAGGTGCACTTGAACTACTTGCCGAATTAAATGATCGTGAGATTCCTTGGACGATCGTTACCTCTTGCACAACTGATTTAGCAATTGCCCGTACTCGTGCAGGAAAGATTCCGATGCCTGCTAATTCAGTAACCTTTGATCAAGTAACTCGCGGAAAACCTTTCCCAGAACCATTTATTCTCGGCGCTGAAAGATTAGGTCTTCCAACAAATATTTGCTGGGCGATTGAAGATGCACCCGGTGGAGTTACATCAGCAAAAGGCGCTGGTTGCACTGTTGCTGGCGTACTAACTACGCATACCCGCGAAGAACTTCCGCATGCTGATCATCATTTAGAACACTTAAACGAACTACTCGGCAAAGCCGGCCTCTAA
- a CDS encoding lycopene cyclase domain-containing protein encodes MNYSDIAITAFAVAVMADLFLFKNSLLTRPAFWTSYAIILPFQFLTNWWLTSRNIVMYSPDAIVGLRIFSAPAEDLLFGFALLLGTMDMWEFWGRRGMQQDPRPNKKNKSEPSN; translated from the coding sequence ATGAACTACAGCGATATTGCGATAACCGCCTTTGCTGTCGCCGTGATGGCAGATCTCTTCCTCTTTAAAAACTCACTTCTTACTCGCCCAGCATTCTGGACAAGCTATGCAATCATCCTGCCCTTTCAATTCTTAACAAATTGGTGGCTCACATCGCGCAACATCGTTATGTATAGCCCTGATGCAATCGTTGGGCTTCGTATCTTTTCCGCACCTGCCGAAGATCTACTATTTGGATTCGCTCTTTTACTTGGAACGATGGATATGTGGGAGTTCTGGGGCCGTCGCGGCATGCAACAAGATCCACGCCCTAATAAGAAAAATAAGAGCGAGCCAAGTAATTGA
- a CDS encoding bifunctional 4-hydroxy-2-oxoglutarate aldolase/2-dehydro-3-deoxy-phosphogluconate aldolase, with protein MNTSEQLFSNLKSAPIIAILRGVTPDKVLEVGDLLISAGVKVIEVPLNSPDAFLSIKALRGHLSPDFTVGAGTVLTVSDVEKIAKAGAEICISPNLDLEVVSAAQKLGLIPVPGVATSSEFFEAYKHGVRTMKLFPFSNLGVPFMKALQSVSPKDAHLIPVGGVSVEDTFELVQSGALAVGIGNSLYDPKISNDEFIERCSSTKKVIARFA; from the coding sequence ATGAATACATCTGAGCAACTCTTTAGTAATCTGAAATCTGCCCCAATCATCGCAATCCTTAGGGGAGTAACTCCAGATAAAGTCTTGGAGGTGGGAGATCTTCTAATTTCTGCAGGCGTTAAAGTTATCGAAGTTCCACTTAATAGTCCCGATGCCTTTTTAAGTATTAAAGCCCTGCGTGGCCATCTTTCGCCAGATTTCACCGTTGGCGCAGGTACTGTGTTAACAGTCAGCGATGTAGAAAAGATTGCCAAGGCAGGTGCTGAAATTTGTATCAGCCCTAACCTTGATTTAGAAGTTGTCTCAGCTGCCCAGAAACTTGGATTAATCCCTGTACCGGGAGTAGCAACTTCTTCAGAGTTCTTTGAAGCCTATAAACATGGCGTCAGAACTATGAAGTTATTCCCGTTCTCCAATCTAGGCGTTCCATTTATGAAAGCACTGCAATCAGTTTCACCAAAAGATGCACACTTAATTCCAGTCGGTGGGGTTTCTGTTGAAGATACTTTTGAACTTGTTCAATCAGGTGCGCTAGCAGTTGGTATCGGTAATTCACTTTACGATCCAAAAATATCAAACGATGAATTTATTGAACGCTGTTCAAGTACCAAGAAAGTAATTGCTAGATTTGCTTGA
- a CDS encoding carbohydrate ABC transporter permease, producing MTTIKETLIKEPMANEKKYGLMSDVKVARKITNLTSYSVLFFFSALILFPILWIISTSLKNEEDLFSLPPQIIPENPTLHAFKQVWIDHPFLAYFRNSLIVVSAATFISVTFSAFAAYGLSRFKFRGHGTFMAFLLASQLFPSIMLLIPFYKIYMTFGLINTHAALIITYVSFTIPFCTWMMRGYFDGISKDLDLAAQIDGAGRFRIFRSVILPLSWPGLAATTIYSFISGWNEYIFALVLTQDEEMKTVPVGIGQLVGEYRIDWAQLMAASLYALIPLTIIFIFFNRYFISGLSAGAVKE from the coding sequence ATGACAACGATTAAAGAGACATTGATTAAAGAACCGATGGCTAACGAGAAGAAGTACGGGCTAATGAGCGATGTAAAGGTCGCTCGGAAGATAACCAACCTCACAAGTTATAGCGTCCTTTTCTTCTTCTCTGCTCTCATCCTCTTTCCAATACTTTGGATTATTTCTACATCTCTAAAGAATGAAGAGGATCTCTTCTCACTTCCTCCTCAGATTATTCCTGAGAATCCAACGCTTCATGCTTTCAAACAGGTTTGGATTGATCACCCATTCTTGGCTTACTTCCGCAACTCGCTGATAGTCGTTAGCGCCGCAACCTTCATCTCCGTTACATTCTCGGCATTTGCGGCTTATGGGCTATCTAGATTTAAATTTAGAGGCCACGGAACATTTATGGCTTTTCTGCTCGCTAGCCAGCTATTCCCATCGATTATGTTATTGATTCCTTTCTACAAGATCTATATGACCTTCGGTTTGATTAACACCCACGCGGCGCTAATCATTACCTATGTCTCATTTACCATCCCATTCTGTACTTGGATGATGCGTGGTTACTTCGACGGAATTTCCAAAGATCTAGATCTTGCGGCACAGATCGATGGCGCAGGGCGCTTTAGAATCTTCCGTAGCGTGATTCTTCCGCTCTCCTGGCCAGGACTTGCTGCAACAACAATCTATTCATTTATATCTGGCTGGAACGAGTACATATTTGCACTTGTTCTAACCCAAGATGAAGAGATGAAGACAGTGCCGGTTGGCATCGGTCAGCTAGTTGGCGAATATAGAATCGATTGGGCGCAGTTAATGGCAGCATCGTTATATGCGCTAATTCCGCTAACAATCATCTTTATCTTCTTCAATAGATATTTCATTAGCGGCCTGTCAGCCGGAGCGGTTAAAGAGTAA